A single window of Mycobacterium sp. ITM-2016-00318 DNA harbors:
- a CDS encoding ChaB family protein has protein sequence MPKTTSRGTAKKSEMPSTLKKSPAKAQRTFAKAHDAAADQYGEGERAHRVAYSALKHSYEKVGDHWEAKDEKGPSDSRARSGGPNPSGSSAEGVDANASKKHLMEVARRLEVSGRSTMTKEELVDAIKKANRRVSDRNR, from the coding sequence ATGCCGAAGACGACCTCACGCGGCACCGCCAAGAAGAGCGAAATGCCGAGCACACTGAAGAAGTCGCCCGCCAAGGCGCAGCGGACGTTCGCGAAAGCACATGACGCCGCAGCCGATCAGTACGGCGAAGGCGAACGTGCGCACCGCGTCGCCTACAGCGCGTTGAAGCACAGCTACGAGAAGGTCGGCGACCATTGGGAAGCCAAGGACGAGAAGGGGCCATCGGATTCGCGGGCGCGCAGCGGCGGGCCGAACCCCTCGGGGTCGTCGGCGGAGGGTGTGGACGCGAACGCGTCGAAGAAGCACCTGATGGAAGTGGCTCGGCGACTGGAGGTCTCGGGGCGCTCGACGATGACCAAAGAAGAACTGGTCGACGCGATCAAGAAGGCCAACCGTCGGGTCAGCGACCGCAACAGGTGA
- a CDS encoding low temperature requirement protein A, protein MSEVEPQHTQRVEVHRIRRMSGRDPDESHRAATPLELLFDLTFVIGFGIAASEFAHQLAEGHVGAGLAAFVFATFSICWAWINFSWFASAYDTDDWVYRLLTMLQMVGVIILALGLPEMYTSMAEGGHVENRVMVAGYVVMRIALVAQWLRAAKQDPQRRSACLTYATVVTVAQIGWIAMIPVSTSIVATFAWAGLLVVLEMFGPFLAERRMGGTPWHAHHIAERYSLLTIIALGEGVVGTVASLSAVVSSQGWTVAAVLVAVAGTGLTFGMWWVYFIVPQSRLLQARRELSFRFGYLHLIVFGAIVATGAGLHAAAYYVEHHSKLDAVSTVLAVAIPVGIYIAVVYVLYILLMGTQSAFNVLLLVLTTAVLVAAVIMVGRGMSMANALLIVMLAPAVSVIGYEVRGYRHADRAIEARLADGDSGKSHT, encoded by the coding sequence ATGAGTGAGGTTGAGCCGCAACACACCCAGCGGGTCGAGGTGCATCGGATTCGCAGGATGTCAGGCCGCGACCCGGACGAGTCGCACCGGGCGGCCACACCGCTGGAGTTGTTGTTCGACCTCACGTTCGTGATCGGCTTCGGCATCGCCGCCTCCGAGTTCGCTCATCAACTCGCCGAGGGTCACGTGGGTGCCGGGTTGGCGGCGTTCGTCTTCGCGACGTTCTCCATCTGCTGGGCGTGGATCAACTTCAGCTGGTTCGCGTCGGCCTACGACACCGACGACTGGGTGTACCGCCTGTTGACGATGCTGCAGATGGTTGGCGTCATCATCCTCGCCCTAGGGCTGCCCGAGATGTACACGTCGATGGCCGAGGGCGGCCACGTCGAGAACCGGGTGATGGTGGCTGGCTACGTGGTGATGCGAATCGCATTGGTGGCGCAGTGGTTACGCGCGGCCAAGCAGGACCCGCAGCGGCGCTCTGCCTGCCTGACGTACGCGACCGTCGTCACCGTCGCGCAAATCGGCTGGATCGCGATGATCCCGGTCAGCACATCGATCGTGGCGACGTTCGCATGGGCGGGTCTGTTGGTGGTCCTCGAGATGTTCGGGCCGTTTCTGGCCGAACGGCGCATGGGCGGTACGCCGTGGCACGCGCATCACATCGCCGAACGCTATTCGCTGCTGACCATCATCGCGCTCGGCGAGGGTGTTGTTGGCACCGTGGCGTCGCTGTCCGCCGTCGTCTCGTCGCAGGGTTGGACGGTGGCCGCCGTGCTGGTCGCGGTGGCAGGCACGGGCCTGACCTTCGGAATGTGGTGGGTGTATTTCATCGTTCCGCAGTCGCGACTGCTGCAGGCCCGTCGCGAGCTCTCTTTTCGGTTCGGCTATCTGCACCTGATCGTGTTCGGAGCGATCGTGGCGACGGGTGCCGGATTGCACGCCGCCGCCTATTACGTCGAGCATCATTCGAAGCTGGACGCGGTGAGCACGGTGCTGGCCGTCGCGATACCGGTCGGCATCTACATCGCGGTGGTCTACGTGCTCTACATATTGTTAATGGGCACGCAGAGCGCGTTCAATGTGCTGCTGCTCGTGCTCACCACGGCGGTACTTGTAGCGGCGGTGATCATGGTCGGCAGAGGGATGTCGATGGCCAACGCCCTTCTGATCGTCATGCTGGCGCCCGCAGTCAGCGTCATCGGCTACGAAGTGCGTGGTTATCGGCACGCCGACCGAGCAATCGAGGCGCGTTTAGCGGACGGCGACTCGGGCAAGTCCCATACGTAG